A region from the Anaeromyxobacter diazotrophicus genome encodes:
- a CDS encoding phosphatase PAP2 family protein produces the protein MPSAVPELPGELERAQAPSWRGAAREWLLPSRTMRRRLGPFALGLAYIAAVGLLGGLRGDHVAVGLLGLLDLYNERSRLFLRRFFPFILTGVLFDSMRYFYWQGIAGRVHVAEPYLFERAWFGVGGRTLNELFLEHHAPALDLACGFAYLVYVGEYLGLAFVLFWRGRLDAVTTFARSFLIVNVMGYVTYFVYAAAPPWYVTQYGLGPARLDVRPAAAAAHRFDALLGTRFFDEMYGRGVDVFGAYPSLHVAYPLIAAILAFRLPELRWARWPAVAFFLLMCLSAVYLQHHYVTDVVLGIAYAVAALAAVSAWERRRAPAAG, from the coding sequence ATGCCGAGCGCTGTGCCGGAGCTGCCGGGCGAACTCGAGCGTGCGCAGGCGCCGTCCTGGCGCGGCGCCGCGCGCGAGTGGCTGCTCCCCTCGCGGACGATGCGGCGCCGGCTCGGCCCGTTCGCGCTCGGCCTCGCCTACATCGCGGCGGTGGGCCTCCTGGGCGGGCTGCGCGGCGATCACGTGGCGGTGGGGCTGCTCGGGCTGCTCGACCTCTACAACGAGCGCTCCCGCCTGTTCCTGCGCCGGTTCTTCCCGTTCATCCTGACGGGCGTGCTCTTCGACTCGATGCGCTACTTCTACTGGCAGGGCATCGCCGGCCGGGTGCACGTGGCCGAGCCCTACCTGTTCGAGCGCGCCTGGTTCGGCGTCGGCGGGCGGACCCTCAACGAGCTCTTCCTCGAGCACCACGCGCCCGCGCTCGACCTGGCCTGCGGCTTCGCCTACCTGGTCTACGTGGGCGAGTACCTGGGGCTCGCGTTCGTGCTCTTCTGGCGCGGGCGGCTCGACGCGGTGACGACCTTCGCCCGCTCGTTCCTGATCGTGAACGTCATGGGGTACGTCACCTACTTCGTCTACGCGGCGGCGCCGCCCTGGTACGTCACCCAGTACGGCCTGGGTCCCGCCCGCCTCGACGTCCGGCCTGCGGCGGCGGCGGCGCACCGCTTCGACGCGCTGCTCGGCACCCGCTTCTTCGACGAGATGTACGGGCGCGGGGTGGACGTGTTCGGCGCCTACCCGTCGCTGCACGTGGCCTACCCGCTCATCGCGGCGATCCTGGCCTTCCGGCTGCCCGAGCTGCGCTGGGCGCGCTGGCCGGCCGTGGCGTTCTTCCTCCTCATGTGCCTCTCCGCGGTCTACCTGCAGCACCACTACGTCACCGACGTGGTGCTCGGGATCGCCTACGCCGTCGCCGCGCTCGCGGCGGTCTCGGCCTGGGAGCGGCGGCGCGCGCCGGCCGCCGGCTGA
- a CDS encoding AzlD domain-containing protein, with amino-acid sequence MSYLPALAVAGLLTFLTRLSFIALLGRFELPPLAARALRFVPPAVLSAIIVPELVLRGGELQLGWRNARLLAGLAAALVAWKSRNVFLTIAVGMAALWALQALLAG; translated from the coding sequence GTGAGCTACCTCCCGGCGCTCGCCGTCGCGGGCCTCCTCACCTTCCTGACCCGCCTCTCCTTCATCGCGCTGCTCGGCCGGTTCGAGCTGCCGCCGCTGGCGGCGCGCGCGCTGCGCTTCGTGCCGCCGGCGGTGCTCTCCGCCATCATCGTGCCCGAGCTCGTGCTGCGCGGGGGCGAGCTGCAGCTCGGGTGGCGCAACGCGCGCCTCCTGGCCGGCCTCGCCGCCGCGCTCGTCGCCTGGAAGAGCCGCAACGTCTTCCTCACCATCGCGGTGGGGATGGCGGCGCTGTGGGCCCTCCAGGCGCTGCTCGCGGGCTAG
- a CDS encoding 6-phosphofructokinase has protein sequence MASKRIGILTGGGDVPGLNSVIKSVTYRAAEHGLEVVGIRRGWEGLTHLDLDDAQSKARYVMPLNRENTRRIDRSGGTVLHSSRTNPSKMKKLPPHLAAGDFPATQSTKGGQTSTVHDVSKQVLKNLDALGIDYLIPIGGDDTLSYAARLHQLGAKVIAIPKTMDNDVRNTEYCIGFSTAITRAIDAIQRQRTTVGSHERVGIFRVFGRDAGFTALYTAFVTSIRCLIPEYKAPLDRVLDLLLTDKRENPSNYSLIVLSEGAEWEGYRVQEYGDADAFGHRKKASVAESLSDEIKARTGEETIVSDLTYDLRSGDPDFIDKLVALTYGTMAFDAMLEGKSGLMSALVDGKYDLVPIPDPKLGPRKVDLASMYNTDRLRPSYAAKRGLPIFLNRA, from the coding sequence ATGGCGAGCAAGCGCATCGGCATCCTCACCGGGGGCGGCGACGTCCCGGGCCTCAACTCGGTCATCAAGAGCGTCACCTACCGGGCCGCCGAGCACGGCCTCGAGGTGGTCGGTATCCGCCGCGGCTGGGAGGGGCTCACCCACCTCGACCTCGATGACGCGCAGAGCAAGGCGCGCTACGTGATGCCGCTCAACCGCGAGAACACCCGCCGCATCGACCGCAGCGGCGGGACGGTGCTGCACTCCTCGCGCACGAACCCCTCCAAGATGAAGAAGCTCCCGCCGCACCTCGCGGCCGGCGACTTCCCCGCCACGCAGAGCACGAAGGGCGGCCAGACCAGCACCGTCCACGACGTGAGCAAGCAGGTGCTGAAGAACCTGGACGCGCTCGGCATCGACTACCTCATCCCCATCGGCGGCGACGACACGCTCAGCTACGCCGCCCGGCTCCACCAGCTCGGCGCCAAGGTCATCGCCATCCCGAAGACGATGGACAACGACGTCCGCAACACCGAGTACTGCATCGGCTTCTCGACGGCCATCACCCGCGCGATCGACGCCATCCAGCGCCAGCGGACCACCGTCGGCTCGCACGAGCGCGTCGGCATCTTCCGCGTCTTCGGCCGCGACGCCGGCTTCACCGCCCTCTACACCGCCTTCGTCACCTCCATCCGCTGCCTCATCCCCGAGTACAAGGCGCCGCTCGACCGCGTCCTCGACCTGCTCCTGACCGACAAGCGCGAGAACCCCAGCAACTACTCGCTCATCGTCCTCTCCGAGGGCGCCGAGTGGGAGGGGTACCGGGTGCAGGAGTACGGCGACGCCGACGCCTTCGGCCACCGCAAGAAGGCCAGCGTCGCCGAGTCGCTCTCGGACGAGATCAAGGCCCGCACCGGCGAGGAGACCATCGTCTCCGACCTCACCTACGACCTGCGCTCCGGCGACCCCGACTTCATCGACAAGCTGGTGGCGCTCACCTACGGCACCATGGCCTTCGACGCCATGCTGGAGGGCAAGAGCGGTCTCATGTCGGCCCTCGTCGACGGCAAGTACGACCTCGTGCCCATCCCCGACCCCAAGCTCGGGCCCCGCAAGGTCGACCTCGCGTCCATGTACAACACCGACCGCCTCCGGCCGAGTTACGCCGCGAAGCGCGGGCTGCCCATCTTCCTCAACCGGGCCTGA
- a CDS encoding efflux RND transporter permease subunit, which produces MPGNDRATRALARVVRWRGAFLAVYALLVPVAAVVAARIPSEGAIDRLIVPSDPDYAATRAFQRIFPETPQVLLLLESEDPWSRQAVARVDAAEGALRGVPHVGAFSVLDVLRRARPGAGLDELRRVAAGTDFFRRQGLVGDRFMTVMVGLDVRGPAERDAALAAVDAALAGARVGPVRRVGAPYVTSWLERQSSAASARSFPIFAVLLVGIALFLYRSWRALLALVLALGAAVALGVAAGGLLGFTFTIVSVLVPLTLLVTTLATLVYLHSRFVDQPPGVPLREHHLAALRNKLLPVTASTLAAALGFAALAVSRIRPIREMGLWTAAGLVVSWVVCLTLFPALQLVLKTPTGQSVRVRGRLYDRVADALPGLTFRHRWTLAGGALAVCAAGLVAVFGVPGAVRGMSVGVDTLAYLDPSTAIHRDLAWFREHVMDLNVARVWIHLPAPAATDPEVLRAVDRFQSAVEAAPDVTAAIGPTTPLRLRRYLAGQGEALPADADGFASAAADLEQLLLTEPDLRGFIDVKGLADLQLTVLFRNGDAAGYQAMAGRVAAAWQAARAGAPALAGAEMRVVGESLLQTKVGASLVPTLAESFTLTVVLIFAVFLVLFRSGVERLLAMIPSLFALLATFLGMRLLGGSLNVATIIIATTVLGTTENDQIHFFHHMHERAGAGVEERLRHTLRVSGRAIAFATLINAAGFLGLAVSSFPPLRQFGIMASAAFLLALLADFTALPASLWIAARWRARRPPAP; this is translated from the coding sequence GTGCCGGGGAACGACCGGGCCACCCGCGCCCTGGCGCGCGTCGTGCGGTGGCGCGGGGCGTTCCTCGCCGTCTACGCGCTGCTCGTCCCGGTGGCGGCGGTGGTGGCGGCGCGCATCCCGTCCGAGGGCGCCATCGACCGGCTGATCGTGCCGAGCGATCCGGACTACGCGGCGACGCGCGCCTTCCAGCGCATCTTCCCCGAGACGCCGCAGGTGCTGCTGCTCCTCGAGTCGGAGGACCCGTGGTCCCGGCAGGCCGTGGCGCGGGTCGACGCGGCCGAGGGGGCGCTGCGCGGGGTGCCGCACGTCGGGGCCTTCTCCGTCCTGGACGTGCTGCGGCGCGCCCGGCCCGGCGCCGGGCTCGACGAGCTGCGCCGGGTGGCGGCGGGCACGGACTTCTTCCGGCGGCAGGGCCTGGTCGGGGACCGCTTCATGACCGTGATGGTCGGCCTCGACGTGCGCGGGCCGGCCGAGCGCGACGCGGCGCTGGCGGCGGTGGACGCCGCGCTCGCGGGCGCGCGCGTGGGGCCGGTGCGCAGGGTGGGGGCGCCCTACGTGACCTCCTGGCTCGAGCGGCAGTCGTCGGCCGCCTCGGCGCGGTCGTTCCCCATCTTCGCGGTGCTGCTGGTCGGCATCGCGCTCTTCCTCTACCGCTCGTGGCGGGCGCTCCTGGCGCTGGTGCTGGCGCTCGGGGCGGCGGTCGCCCTGGGCGTCGCCGCCGGAGGGCTGCTGGGCTTCACCTTCACCATCGTCTCGGTGCTGGTGCCGCTCACGCTGCTCGTGACGACGCTCGCCACCCTCGTCTACCTGCACTCGCGCTTCGTGGATCAGCCGCCGGGCGTGCCGCTCCGCGAGCACCACCTGGCGGCGCTCCGCAACAAGCTCCTGCCGGTGACCGCCTCCACGCTGGCGGCCGCGCTGGGGTTCGCCGCGCTGGCCGTCTCGCGCATCCGGCCCATCCGCGAGATGGGCCTGTGGACCGCGGCGGGCCTGGTGGTGTCCTGGGTGGTCTGCCTCACGCTCTTCCCGGCGCTGCAGCTCGTGCTGAAGACGCCCACGGGCCAGAGCGTCCGGGTCCGCGGCCGGCTCTATGACCGGGTGGCGGACGCCCTCCCGGGGCTCACCTTCCGGCACCGCTGGACCCTCGCAGGCGGCGCGCTGGCCGTGTGCGCGGCCGGGCTGGTGGCCGTCTTCGGCGTCCCGGGGGCGGTGCGCGGCATGTCGGTGGGCGTCGACACGCTGGCCTACCTCGACCCCTCCACGGCGATCCACCGCGACCTCGCCTGGTTCCGCGAGCACGTGATGGACCTCAACGTGGCGCGCGTGTGGATCCACCTGCCGGCCCCGGCCGCCACCGACCCGGAGGTGCTGCGGGCCGTCGACCGCTTCCAGAGCGCCGTCGAGGCCGCGCCCGACGTGACGGCGGCGATCGGCCCGACCACGCCGCTGCGGCTGCGGCGCTACCTGGCCGGCCAGGGGGAGGCGCTGCCGGCCGACGCAGACGGGTTCGCCAGCGCCGCGGCCGACCTGGAGCAGCTCCTCCTCACCGAGCCGGACCTGCGCGGGTTCATCGACGTGAAGGGGCTCGCGGACCTGCAGCTCACGGTGCTCTTCCGGAACGGCGACGCGGCCGGCTACCAGGCGATGGCGGGCCGGGTGGCGGCCGCGTGGCAGGCGGCGCGCGCCGGGGCGCCGGCGCTGGCGGGCGCCGAGATGCGGGTGGTCGGCGAGTCGCTCCTGCAGACGAAGGTCGGGGCGAGCCTGGTGCCGACCTTGGCGGAGAGCTTCACGCTCACGGTGGTGCTCATCTTCGCCGTCTTCCTGGTGCTCTTCCGCAGCGGGGTCGAGCGGCTCCTGGCGATGATCCCGTCGCTGTTCGCGCTCCTGGCCACCTTCCTCGGGATGCGCCTGCTCGGGGGGTCGCTCAACGTCGCCACCATCATCATCGCCACCACCGTCCTCGGCACCACCGAGAACGACCAGATCCACTTCTTCCACCACATGCACGAGCGCGCCGGCGCCGGGGTGGAGGAGCGGCTCCGCCACACCTTGAGGGTCTCGGGCCGCGCCATCGCCTTCGCGACCCTCATCAACGCGGCCGGGTTCCTCGGCCTGGCGGTCTCGAGCTTCCCGCCGCTCCGGCAGTTCGGGATCATGGCGTCGGCCGCCTTCCTGCTGGCGCTCCTGGCGGACTTCACGGCGCTGCCCGCCAGCCTCTGGATCGCGGCGCGGTGGCGCGCGCGGCGCCCGCCGGCACCCTGA
- a CDS encoding ferritin-like domain-containing protein: protein METRGIDFRTLSLQDAFDLAILIEEEAQRRYLWFTQEVGGRYPGDADDMFRMMAGAEAKHAARLIERRRELFGGAPRRISIDQLDDVEAPDRGAPRVFMGARQAMQVALEAEEKAYDFYDEALKQVRDPDVHELFSELREEEVAHQQMVRERMERLPPGPDVEEDEADEPGTDPGN from the coding sequence ATGGAAACCCGCGGCATCGACTTCCGCACGCTGTCGCTGCAGGACGCGTTCGACCTCGCCATCCTCATCGAGGAGGAGGCGCAGCGCCGGTACCTGTGGTTCACCCAGGAGGTGGGCGGGCGCTACCCCGGCGACGCCGACGACATGTTCCGGATGATGGCCGGCGCGGAGGCGAAGCACGCCGCCCGGCTCATCGAGCGGCGGCGCGAGCTGTTCGGCGGCGCGCCGCGCCGGATCTCGATCGACCAGCTCGACGACGTCGAGGCGCCGGACCGCGGCGCGCCGCGCGTGTTCATGGGGGCGCGGCAGGCCATGCAGGTGGCGCTCGAGGCGGAGGAGAAGGCGTACGACTTCTACGACGAGGCGCTGAAGCAGGTGCGCGATCCGGACGTGCACGAGCTCTTCTCCGAGCTGCGGGAGGAGGAGGTCGCGCACCAGCAGATGGTGCGCGAGCGGATGGAGCGGCTGCCGCCCGGCCCGGACGTCGAGGAGGACGAGGCGGACGAGCCGGGGACCGACCCCGGCAATTAG
- a CDS encoding AzlC family ABC transporter permease has translation MLPEAPRFTRGNEFLSGCRDELPILLGVAPFGMIYGLLALSAGLPVAVAQGMSSIVFAGSAQFIAAQLIHDRAPGGVIVLTVLVVNLRHALYSASLAPYVRPLGRGWKAGLAYLLTDEAYAVAVTRYLRDEGRSDVSPYRHWYFLGAGLTLWLAWQWSTAVGIFVGARVPASWSLDFTLALTFIALVVPALKDRAGVAAALAAGALAIAGAALPYKLGLPLAALGGVLAGLGAEALRREPSTAGRAA, from the coding sequence ATGCTACCCGAAGCGCCGCGCTTCACGCGCGGGAACGAGTTCCTGTCCGGCTGCCGCGACGAGCTGCCCATCCTGCTCGGCGTGGCGCCGTTCGGGATGATCTACGGCCTCCTCGCGCTCTCCGCCGGGCTCCCGGTGGCGGTCGCGCAGGGCATGTCGTCCATCGTCTTCGCCGGCTCGGCGCAGTTCATCGCCGCCCAGCTCATCCACGACCGCGCGCCAGGCGGCGTGATCGTCCTCACGGTGCTGGTGGTGAACCTGCGCCACGCGCTCTACAGCGCCTCCCTGGCGCCCTACGTCCGCCCGCTCGGCCGGGGGTGGAAGGCGGGGCTCGCCTACCTCCTCACCGACGAGGCGTACGCGGTGGCCGTCACCCGCTACCTGCGCGACGAGGGGCGGAGCGACGTCTCGCCGTACCGCCACTGGTACTTCCTCGGCGCCGGGCTCACCCTCTGGCTCGCCTGGCAGTGGAGCACCGCCGTCGGCATCTTCGTCGGCGCCCGGGTGCCCGCCAGCTGGTCCCTCGACTTCACGCTCGCGCTCACCTTCATCGCGCTCGTCGTGCCGGCGCTCAAGGACCGGGCGGGCGTGGCAGCGGCGCTGGCGGCGGGCGCGCTGGCGATCGCCGGGGCGGCGCTGCCCTACAAGCTGGGGCTGCCTCTCGCCGCGCTGGGCGGCGTGCTGGCGGGCCTCGGGGCGGAGGCCCTCCGCCGCGAGCCCTCCACGGCGGGGCGGGCGGCGTGA
- the gstA gene encoding glutathione transferase GstA yields the protein MKLYYMPGACSLSPHIVLRELGLPFELERVDTKSGKTERGADFRALNPKGYVPVLQLDDGRTLTEGPAIVQYLADLAPEARLAPPNGSFERAQLQAWLNYVTSELHKSVGSLFNPSMPAEWRQATQQAIGARFDYLSSRLAGGGFLTGPRFTVADAYLFVVLSWTSHVGLDLARWPALKAFVDRVAARPAVQAALRAEGLA from the coding sequence TTGAAGCTGTACTACATGCCCGGCGCGTGCTCGCTCTCCCCTCACATCGTGCTGCGGGAGCTCGGGCTGCCGTTCGAGCTGGAGCGGGTCGACACCAAGTCCGGCAAGACCGAGCGCGGCGCCGACTTCCGGGCGCTCAACCCGAAGGGCTACGTGCCGGTCCTGCAGCTCGACGACGGGCGGACGCTCACCGAGGGGCCGGCCATCGTGCAGTACCTGGCCGACCTCGCGCCCGAGGCCAGGCTCGCGCCGCCGAACGGCAGCTTCGAGCGGGCGCAGCTCCAGGCGTGGCTCAACTACGTCACCTCCGAGCTGCACAAGAGCGTCGGCTCGCTCTTCAATCCGTCCATGCCGGCCGAGTGGCGGCAGGCGACCCAGCAGGCGATCGGCGCTCGCTTCGACTACCTGTCGAGCCGGCTCGCGGGCGGCGGGTTCCTCACCGGGCCGCGGTTCACGGTGGCGGACGCCTACCTGTTCGTCGTGCTGTCCTGGACCAGCCACGTCGGCCTGGACCTCGCGCGCTGGCCGGCGCTGAAGGCGTTCGTGGATCGGGTCGCGGCGCGCCCGGCCGTGCAGGCGGCGCTCCGCGCCGAGGGGCTCGCCTAG
- a CDS encoding YbaK/EbsC family protein: protein MPLKPSAQKVQDALRAAGFSNEVIELPDSARTAAEAAAAVGCEVAQIVKSLLFEGRPSGRAVLVAASGSHRVDEKAVAALVGEAIGRASADFVREQTGYAIGGVPPIGHARPVVTLVDEALFQHPRIWAAAGHPHAVFALTPDELVRMTGGQVARIA from the coding sequence ATGCCGCTCAAGCCGAGCGCTCAGAAGGTGCAGGACGCGCTGCGCGCCGCCGGGTTCTCGAACGAGGTGATCGAGCTGCCCGACTCCGCGCGCACCGCCGCCGAGGCGGCGGCCGCGGTCGGGTGCGAGGTGGCGCAGATCGTGAAGTCGCTCCTGTTCGAGGGGCGCCCCAGCGGGCGAGCCGTCCTGGTGGCGGCGAGCGGGAGCCACCGCGTCGACGAGAAGGCGGTGGCGGCGCTGGTGGGCGAGGCGATCGGGCGCGCCTCGGCCGACTTCGTCCGGGAGCAGACCGGCTACGCCATCGGCGGGGTCCCGCCGATCGGGCACGCCCGTCCGGTGGTGACCCTGGTGGACGAGGCGCTCTTCCAGCACCCGCGCATCTGGGCCGCGGCGGGCCACCCGCATGCGGTCTTCGCGCTCACGCCGGACGAGCTGGTGCGGATGACCGGCGGCCAGGTGGCACGGATCGCCTGA
- a CDS encoding transketolase C-terminal domain-containing protein, whose product LFCELAASARRVVTVEEGALMGGFGAACLEAFERGGVLPGLQVKRLGLPDAFVTHGDAGKQRAELGFDAAGIAAAARELVGDRAARGVG is encoded by the coding sequence CTCTTCTGCGAGCTGGCGGCCTCGGCGCGGCGGGTGGTCACGGTGGAGGAGGGGGCGCTCATGGGCGGCTTCGGCGCGGCCTGCCTGGAGGCGTTCGAGCGGGGCGGGGTGCTGCCGGGACTCCAGGTGAAGCGGCTCGGGCTGCCGGACGCGTTCGTCACCCACGGCGACGCGGGCAAGCAGCGCGCCGAGCTCGGCTTCGACGCGGCCGGCATCGCCGCCGCCGCCCGCGAGCTCGTCGGCGACCGCGCCGCGCGCGGCGTGGGGTAG
- a CDS encoding pirin family protein, translating into MIERTLQDVVTPVATSDGAGVRLARSIATERLDHLDPFFLFDHFGSENQDDYLAGFPLHPHRGIETITYMLDGSVAHRDSLGNAGVIGAGDVQWMTAGSGILHEEMPKVGPRRLDGFQIWVNLPAKLKMTRPRYQDVPSSRIPEVVRPDGARVRVVAGEVDGVPGAVREIFAGPTYLDVTLPAGRTFEQPVPRGHTALLYLFQGEVTVGGGAPGRGEAVRATRLAILKDGDVVRAHAGAGPARFLLLSAQPLGEPYARWGPFVMNTREEIQQALQELRDGTFVRAP; encoded by the coding sequence ATGATCGAACGGACCCTGCAGGACGTCGTGACGCCGGTCGCGACCAGCGACGGAGCCGGGGTGCGGCTCGCGCGCAGCATCGCCACCGAGCGCCTGGATCACCTCGACCCGTTCTTCCTCTTCGACCACTTCGGGTCGGAGAACCAGGACGACTACCTCGCCGGCTTCCCGCTCCACCCGCACCGCGGGATCGAGACCATCACCTACATGCTCGACGGCAGCGTCGCCCACCGGGACAGCCTCGGCAACGCCGGCGTCATCGGCGCCGGGGACGTCCAGTGGATGACCGCCGGCAGCGGGATCCTCCACGAGGAGATGCCGAAGGTCGGGCCGCGCCGGCTGGACGGCTTCCAGATCTGGGTGAACCTGCCGGCGAAGCTCAAGATGACGCGGCCGCGCTACCAGGACGTCCCTTCGAGCCGCATCCCCGAGGTCGTCCGGCCGGACGGCGCGCGGGTCCGGGTGGTCGCGGGCGAGGTGGACGGGGTGCCGGGCGCCGTGCGCGAGATCTTCGCCGGCCCGACCTACCTCGACGTGACCCTGCCCGCCGGCCGCACCTTCGAGCAGCCGGTGCCGCGCGGCCACACCGCGCTCCTCTACCTCTTCCAGGGCGAGGTCACGGTCGGCGGAGGCGCGCCGGGCCGCGGCGAGGCCGTCCGGGCGACGCGGCTCGCCATCCTGAAGGACGGCGACGTCGTCCGCGCCCACGCCGGCGCAGGGCCGGCGCGCTTCCTGCTCCTGTCGGCGCAGCCGCTCGGCGAGCCCTACGCGCGCTGGGGGCCGTTCGTCATGAACACCCGCGAGGAGATCCAGCAGGCGCTCCAGGAGCTGCGCGACGGCACCTTCGTCCGGGCCCCCTGA
- a CDS encoding aminoacyl-histidine dipeptidase, with the protein MSDLADLEPRPLWRYFLELSRIPRGSRNEAAAMRWVAEQGRALGCAVEQDAVGNVLLRKAAARGGEGRAPVALQVHADMVCEKNEGTPHDFERDGIDVVRDGEVVRARGTTLGADDGIGVAAALAALADPELRHGPLEVLVTVDEETGLTGANAVRPGWLAAKVLLNLDSEEEGELTIGCAGGVDTVATRRVTRAAPAAGSVPLRVKVSGLRGGHSGTDIAAGRGNALRVLGQVLAALAAGGGCELASVRGGNKRNAIAREASAVLQVAPGRAAAVREEVARQEAAWRAALGAFDPGLSVAVEPGSAGPVLSPADAQAVVGLLLAGPHGVEAMSPDIPGLVQTSTNFGVFETRDDAVEANFLTRSSVDASKSALAARIAGVCALAGFETHTTGGYPGWKPEPGAPVVKLVDGVHRELFGKPMVVRAIHAGLECGLIGEKYPGLQMVSFGPTMWDAHTPDERVSIASVQNFWRLLRAVLERV; encoded by the coding sequence GTGTCCGACCTCGCCGACCTCGAACCCCGCCCGCTGTGGAGGTACTTCCTCGAGCTGTCCCGCATCCCGCGCGGCTCGCGCAACGAGGCGGCGGCCATGCGCTGGGTGGCGGAGCAGGGGCGGGCGCTCGGGTGCGCGGTGGAGCAGGACGCGGTGGGGAACGTCCTCCTGCGCAAGGCGGCTGCGCGCGGCGGCGAGGGGCGCGCGCCGGTGGCGCTGCAGGTGCACGCCGACATGGTGTGCGAGAAGAACGAGGGCACTCCGCACGACTTCGAGCGGGACGGCATCGACGTCGTCCGGGACGGCGAGGTGGTGCGGGCGCGCGGCACGACGCTCGGCGCCGACGACGGCATCGGCGTGGCGGCGGCGCTGGCGGCCCTGGCCGATCCCGAGCTGCGGCACGGGCCGCTCGAGGTGCTCGTCACCGTGGACGAGGAGACCGGGCTCACCGGCGCCAACGCGGTCCGGCCCGGGTGGCTGGCGGCGAAGGTCCTCCTCAACCTGGACAGCGAGGAGGAGGGCGAGCTCACCATCGGGTGCGCCGGCGGCGTCGACACCGTCGCCACCCGCCGCGTGACGCGCGCCGCGCCCGCCGCCGGGAGCGTGCCGCTGCGGGTGAAGGTCTCCGGGCTGCGGGGCGGCCACTCCGGCACCGACATCGCGGCCGGCCGCGGCAACGCGCTGCGCGTCCTGGGGCAGGTGCTGGCCGCGCTGGCGGCCGGGGGAGGGTGCGAGCTCGCCTCGGTGCGCGGCGGCAACAAGCGCAACGCCATCGCCCGCGAGGCCTCGGCGGTGCTGCAGGTGGCGCCGGGCCGGGCGGCGGCGGTGCGCGAGGAGGTGGCGCGGCAGGAGGCCGCCTGGCGCGCGGCGCTGGGCGCCTTCGACCCGGGCCTGTCCGTGGCGGTGGAGCCGGGGAGCGCGGGGCCGGTGCTCTCGCCGGCCGACGCGCAGGCGGTGGTGGGGCTCCTCCTGGCGGGGCCGCACGGGGTGGAGGCGATGAGCCCGGACATCCCGGGGCTGGTCCAGACCTCGACCAACTTCGGCGTGTTCGAGACGCGGGACGACGCCGTCGAGGCGAACTTCCTCACCCGCAGCTCGGTCGACGCCTCCAAGTCGGCGCTGGCGGCGCGCATCGCGGGCGTGTGCGCGCTGGCGGGCTTCGAGACCCACACCACGGGCGGCTACCCGGGCTGGAAGCCCGAGCCGGGCGCGCCCGTCGTGAAGCTCGTCGACGGCGTCCACCGGGAGCTGTTCGGCAAGCCCATGGTGGTCCGCGCCATCCACGCGGGCCTGGAGTGCGGCCTCATCGGCGAGAAGTACCCGGGCCTGCAGATGGTCTCGTTCGGCCCGACCATGTGGGACGCCCACACGCCCGACGAGCGGGTGAGCATCGCCTCCGTGCAGAACTTCTGGCGGCTGCTGCGCGCGGTGCTCGAGCGCGTCTGA